Proteins encoded within one genomic window of Panacibacter microcysteis:
- a CDS encoding TfoX/Sxy family protein encodes MAYDEKLAGRTRELIAAVQSNIEEKKMFGGLCFMVNNKMCIGVEKDRLMVRLDPSVYETALEKDGCTPMDFTGRVMKGYVFVDKTMLQTKKQLSYWVDLALDYNSFAKPSKKRTK; translated from the coding sequence ATGGCTTACGATGAAAAACTCGCCGGCAGAACCCGGGAACTAATCGCTGCTGTTCAAAGTAATATCGAAGAAAAGAAAATGTTTGGCGGACTTTGTTTCATGGTCAATAATAAAATGTGTATAGGTGTAGAAAAAGACAGGCTAATGGTGCGCCTCGACCCTTCCGTTTACGAAACCGCGCTGGAAAAAGATGGTTGCACACCAATGGACTTTACCGGCAGGGTGATGAAAGGTTATGTATTTGTAGATAAAACTATGCTGCAAACAAAAAAGCAATTGTCTTACTGGGTTGATCTCGCTCTGGATTACAACAGTTTTGCGAAACCTTCTAAAAAAAGGACCAAATAA